The DNA window TTTTGATAAGCTCAAGGTGAGATGTTGCGCTTTTTCCTGAACtactgatttacatgttaatcGTCTATGAATCAACTCActtttaaagatgaaataaCTACTTAGCTTTCAGTTTTATTAAAGAAAACTGTACAATTGTTAGGCTACTATAGCCTATGTTCTTCCTGAACCGTCCATTCGGTTTGATGACTGATATGTTTATTAACTGACAGATAGACGACATGCTGTCAGGTGTCCGGTTGTGTGTTCGCTCGTTGTGTAAAGGTTGGTCGGTTCGCGGCATGAGTTTGTCGCCGCGTCAAATCAACCGATGGCCGAGCAACGAGTCCTCCGAGCCTCCTACGGACAGTCCCCGAGTCCTAATCACAGGTGCCATCTGTTTCCCAGCTTAATATAACGTGTGAGACAAACTGTAATGTTTTGATGGAAAAGTCAGCAGTTCCATCCCgtcttctgtgtttgttttccaTGCCTCGTAAGAGTCAATCCTATTGATCGCCATGACAATAGGTTGGGAATAAACAGTGTTAAAAGCGCTCCGCGTGCGCACAATAGAGCGCGCGGCTGTTTTATGCTTGTGCAATAGCGTGTAAAGAGTGAGTAAATGGGCTGTCAGTTAAAGTGGAGTTAAAAAATGTCTGGACAATAACAATCACGGagccttttttttaaatttctttggCCTGTTTATGAAACTGCACTGCCATTTGTGTGCTTTTAGCTCTTTTGAGTACTCGCCAAAATCTTCACAATAATCCTATACTTAGCCTATGTGGCATCAGTCTAAAGCAATCAttgtaatataaattaaatgatttttagTTGTATACTAAAGTTGTATGACACACATGATGTGTGGtatcatattttcttttattgtgCATTCACCTGCACCTCCAGTATTGGggtattcattaaaaaaaaaaatacacataaaagTGACATTTTTAATTGATGTTTAGATTTAGGTATTTTATTCGGCTTACTTGCTGCTCATTTGTGGCATTGTGAGTGGTGGTAAAATGTCTGTTACTGTAGTGTGTTTAAACTCCTTTCAttgttgaatgtgtttttctcCTGTTAAAAGGTGGCTTAGGACAGCTTGGAGTTGGTCTAGCTCAAATGCTGAGGTTAGTGAACAGCTGAATGATGTGTAGCATGAGAGAAAATTGAAAGTTTTTACAACTTTGCATAGATTGGATATTTGCCTTGGTTTACATAGATATTTGCTGCACAAATTTAACCCTTTTTAATTTTCTGAAGTAGATTCTGTGAAAATCTGCAAATGCTGAATGAtaatttcacttttatttttgtCTATTTTGTTTCATAATCATGTTTAACTCCTTTTACATCAGGCAGCAGTATGGAAAGGAAAATGTCATCCTGTCAGATATTAGGAGGCCTCCAGCTGAAGTTTATAACATGGGTATGTTGACTCTCAATACGGCTCTGATATAGGCAGGCGGTTGCATCAGGTGCAACATATATATAGAGACACATGGATAGTGTGGTGCCTTGAACTGGCTGTTAGAGTTTACAGTATAAGTTTATTCATCGTGTGGCTCTTACATTTCAACTCTCCAAATACATTCCAGTAACGGTGTACAAAAAGGCTCTGTAtgttaacattaaataatacaatagcTAAGatggaataataaaataaatctttaaagcatttattaatcttacaGACTcaattaccattcaaaagtttgggttttcAGTTCAaaagttaatgttttttaataacaatgcattaaattgatcaaaagtgattaatgcttttcttttgaagTTTCTAATCatcaatcctgaaaaaaaaaaaaatgtaggatcacttgaagactggagtaatggcttctgaaaattcagctttgccatcactggaataaattacattttaaaatatatcaaaatagaaaacagtttttcaaaatagtaataatatttcacaatatatattattatgtatgtttttgctgtatttttaatcaaataaatgcatccttagtgtgcataagagactttttttcaaaaacatttaaaaaaagttccgaccccaaacttttgaatgttgtATTTTTAACGTTTCAACTTTAACAAACATGAATTTAACTATGAGCAATAgtatatttatgaatgaacactaGCCTAGATTCATGTTGTAAATGCTGTGataaatattgtttattgttagttcacGATCATGTTAACAAATTGAACCTTATTTACATTTCAATCACTTGGCCTGATTCATATTTCTCTGGTGTGTGATTTACCTCACAGGTCCATTTGTGTACGCTGATGTGCTGGACTATAAAAACCTGAGGGAGCTAGTTGTGAACAACAGAATCACCTGGCTGGTGCATTACAGCGCATTGCTCAGTGCTGTCGGGGAAGCTAACATGGCTCTTGCCCGCACCATCAATATAACAGGTGGGACAACTCAGTCACATGTTTTAAGCGTTAGGATTAGATGCTAAATGTTATATGACTGCATAATTTACAACGTAAGGTTTCCACTATCCCTGACGTCCCACATTCTGTCCTTCTCCTGTTGCCCGTCCTgatatcttctcttctcttccccTCACCCACTCCTCTTCCTTTAGGTCTGCATAATGTGTTAGATCTGGCTCTGGAGAACTGCTTGCGACTGTTTGTACCCAGTACCATCGGAGCATTTGGCCCTTCGTCTCCCCGCGACCCGGCCCCTGACCTCTGCATCCAGAGACCTCGCACCATTTATGGAGTTTCCAAAGTCCATGCAGAGCTGATGGGGGAAGTAAAGATTGATGTTTTTTTATGCTCTAGTTAGTCTGgggaaattaattaattaattaataataattgtgtAAAGGTTCATTGTAACAGAAATTAGTATGTCTAAATAGTGTATAATGCATATGTACTTCATAAGCTTAAAAAGGGTTCCACATCCGTaacaccttcgttcatcttcgtaacacaaatgaagatatttttaataaaaacgaGAGGTTTCTGTTCCTCCGTAGAAATCCAaagcaactaccactttcaaggtccagaaaggtatgaaagacatcattaaagtactccatgtgactccggTGGTTTAACTGCaatgctttgtttgtgcaaaaaaaacataatttaccactttatttacagaATAATATTATCCAAAGTGTGTGCTTTGTTGGTGCGCAAGTCTGAATACAACAtgcataaatatttttgtaaataaagtggtaaattatgttattttgtgcaaacaaagcactcataAAACTGAGGTTAAACCAGTGgcgtcacatggagtactttaatggCGTCTTtcgtacctttctggaccttgaaagtatAGTTGCATTGAatctctatggagggacagaaagctctcagatttcaataaaaatatcttcatttgtgttctgaagatgaacgaaggtcttacagatgtggaatgacatgaggatgagtaattaatgacagaattttttgttttgggtgaactaactctttaatgtaaatgaataaatgagaCTGCATGATAATCACAATATAGCTTAGTGAGATGATCAAATCAAAGGCTtcaatttaattaaacaaaagtattcttaattattattattattattatcaacatcagagaactgtgaacatgcaaatgtgttgtaaaataaattaacttCAAGTAAATATATTACGGCAGAGGctgacaaaattgaccaaaaaagTTTAGGAACCCCTGACTTACATTATGTAATTATGAAATGCTAACATCCTAACTGTGTTCTGATTGGATCAGTATCTCCACCATAAATATGGCCTGGATTTCCGATGCTTGCGATACCCAGGAGTCGTTTCTGCCCACACCAAGCCAGGAGGAGGCACCACTGGTAACCAGCTTCACTTACAGACACAATCTTTAGTTTACATAAAGACATACACCTCCATACTTATTCATAGAATTGTTGTTTACTTACAATAAATCAACACACTTAATCTGACCTATTTGGGGCATtcatggcctaatggttagtgagtcagactggtaacctCAATATCAGCAAGAAAATGTAGTTGGGGGAGTGAATAAACAGCGCTCTCTTACACCCTCAATACCAACCTCCAGTTGCTCCCCGGGTGCCACTgcaaatggctgcccactgctctgggtGTATACATGgtttgctgtgtgtgtgtgtgtgtgtttttgtaacatatcaggacacacatttgtataatgacatgggtatgacataggtattacaaggagagggtgacttaatcatacagaatgagtatttttgagaaagtaaaaatgtgcaaagTTTCCTGTGATGAGTAGGTTTATGGGTAGGGTTGGTGTATAGTGacagaaaatacggtttgtacagtataaaaaccattacgcctatggaatgtccccacaattcacaaaaacaaacccgtgtgtgtgttcactactcactgctcctaatgtgtgtgcattAACTTAGatgagttaaagggttagttcacccaaaaataaaaattctgtcattaattactcaccctcatgtcgttccacacccgttagaccttcgttcatcttcgaaacacaaatttagatatttttcaaATCCAATGGCGCAGTGTGGTCTgtaagacaattaacactttcaatgcccagaaagctactaaatacatatttaaaacagttcatgtgactacagtggtttaaccttaatgttatgaagcgacaagaatatgtTTTGTGCGcggaaaaaacaaaataatgactttattcaacaatatctagtgatgggtgatttcaaaacactgcttcatgaagatttgaaggtttacaaatcttttgtttagaatcggtggttcagagcgtgtatcaaactgccaaagtcatgtgatttcagtaaatgaggcttcattatgtcataagtgtatcgaaatttcaatggttcaccactgggggatGTGACTGgtattcgaaacaaaagattcgtaaagcttctgTAACGAATCGGGactcaggcagagatccatctgcaagcttttatttaaagtgagcatagtcgtacaggctgggttgaacaggggcaaacaggaacagcaagggacaggcagagtcatagtcaggaaacaggcaaagatcaggacaggcagatatcactcacaggtggGTAAACAAGGCACAAGTCAGAGGTAGGCAGCAAAGGATCGTAGAACAGGTAACAGGAAGGAATGGTATAAGACAGGATAATaacgctcagaattgcaagacttcgcggtgaggtggtgtgtgtgacagtcctttatagtcctggtaatgagctgcagctgggtgtggtgattagtgtagtgattggtggagtgagtgcaggtgattggcagagaggattatggggaatgtagtccgggaagtgacgggagcagacggtgatcgtgacagcttcaaagcttcaggaagcagtttttttaattcacccatcattagatattgttgaataaagccgttatttagttccctttcgatatttcactcgtactgcgtatgggggaaaagtctccctttttccccgccactgaagccttttcaataacgcagtgtaactgcaccatcattggttcactcatagacaagttgttgaaccaatgatggTGCGGctcagctgcgcggcctatgagAAGAGAGCGCGCGCACATTCCCGCCAAAAGGGGCGGggtaatgtgctatataagcgaGCGAATCGCCATAGTCCAtcagtcctttctccttcagcAACCACTgaacttctcttcgctgatcctCACCGAAGCCTGCTCGCCGGGAAAGAAGCTCGCTGCCTGAGAAAACGCTTCGCCGCCGTTGACAAGGCCCTGCAGCGGACCCAGCCGACTCGCCGGATCCCCGCAGCACCCGCGCCCTCACTGACTGCCGCCTTCGCGCTGTCGACgagccgcctcccgcttcctgCGACCGGCCGCTTCTCAGCgggtctcctgccgccatccggcgcgccctCCCTGCGTCCTCCCGCGGTTACAGTAACCGCTCTCGAGCatatttccagcggttttcaccgcttcgAGCACCGGCCCTCGCCGTCAGAGCCTCCCAATCGCGGTTTTCACGGCGCACAGCATTTCTAAATGCCACACCACTCCTGTGGCAtgtgcagagcccctctgcacgAAGAAGACGGGCACAACGAGTGCGTGGGATGTCTGGGCAAGTCTCACGCGGATAACGCGCTCGTTGGCGGCTCATGCTCGCACTGCGAGTCTATGAGTCTCGCGTCTCTGCGCTCACGGGCCGCCTTCTTCAAACAGGAAGACcccgccgctcgcgccctcccgtcccCCTCTCCTGTGAGGAAGAGACCGCGGGGCAGAGCGGTTCAGCGAATGGAGATGGGCGAGCCCACGTCGGCTCAGCACCCACGTGCCTCACCCCCTCCCAGCAGAGAGCAATCCCCCGTCTTGTTCTCCCGCCCTGACTAGCGTCCCTCAGCAGatgcgagtgacctcgtctcatttgGTGGATCCGACGAAGAGCCCGTCTTCGACTCTGTGTCCATGGCAGCCTCTGAGCCAGAAGCCTGGGCTGGCGAGTCGGACGACCCCGCCCCCCTGCCTTCCTTGGAGCCCATTGACCACGGTACGGGCATGGACGCCGAGCTCTTCCGTGTCCTGTCCAAGGCCGTCGAAGACCTCGACCTCGACTGGCCCCCCCCAGAGGAGCCATCGCGGAGCCGCCTGGACGAGTGGTTCCTCCCAGGTCGTCGTCAGGCCCCTCGCCAGCGCTCCGCTCCCTTCTTCCCAGAAGTCCATAAGGAGCtcacgaagtcgtggcgcgccccTTACTCTGCCTGCCTGCATACTTTGCACCGCTCAGCCCTCACCTCTGTGGACGGCTCGGAAGAAAAGGGCTACGAGCATCTGCTGCCCCTGGATGAAGAAGTGGccgctcacctctgtcctcccgcggctgtggaaTGGAAGACGAAGAGAGCCCTCCCGTCCAAACCCTGCAGGAGGACCTCCGCCCTGGCAGGAAGGGCCTACGCCTCAGCAGGCCAAGCCGCTTCAGCACTACACTCCATGGCCATCTTCCAagtattccaggccaaactcctccgctcattGGGCCACGAAGGCCACGGCCCAGGCCATTGGTAAATCCATGGCCAGCCTCGTTGTgctggagcgccacctgtggctaaACCTGATGGAAATTAAGGATcaggacaagacggccttcttggaTGCCCCCGTCTCCCCGTCAGGACTCTTTGGGCCAGCAGTGGAGGGATTCACGGAGCACTTCACAGCTACACAGAAGtcgtctcaggccatgagacacTTCTTACCCAAGCGCTCAAGCTCTGCGTCTGCTtctagccgccccaggcctgcgccggctcagcagacgaAGCGATGGCGAccctatttttaaatatttcacaaaagagcaaatttcctcttccatccCTCCTGGTGTCTGGCCCTCCGAGCCGAGGTCTTAACTCTACTCAGGACAGGGGCTATAGAAACAGTCCCCTTTCCAGAGAGCGAGTCGGGCTTTTACATCCATTACTTTCTGGTACCAAAGaaagatggcggtctcagacccatttTGGACCTCAGGTTGTTGAACCTTTCCCTTATGAAGCGAAAGTTCAAAGTCCTGACGCTGAAACAAATCCTCACGCAGATTTGCCACGAGGATTGGTTTTGCTCGCTGGATCTGAAAGACgcttactttcacatccagatagcctcccatcacaggcgattcttgagatttgCATTCAAGGGTATGGCTTATCAGTACACGGTCCTCCCCTTCGGGCTCTCCCTGGCCCCCCGCACTTTCACGATGTGCATGAATGCggctctttcccctctgagacagatgggaatacGAGTtttgaattacctcgacgactggctcatcctggccagctcgcgttCGGAACtagaacaccacagatccgtgctcctcagccacttacagtgcctgggtctcagggtcaacctagccaagagctcactactccccactcaacgaattttGTTCCTGGGTGCAGTGTTCGACTCGGTCCGCATGACGGCCGTAGTCTcaccagagcgcgctctggccattcagcagctcgcggcttcCGTCAAGAACAAGGCCTACCTCCCTCTGAAGCTCTTCCAGAGGTTGCTAGGGCTCATGGCTTCTGCCTCCCCAGTGCTCCAGCTCGGCCTGCTTCGCATGCGGCCCCTGCAGTACTGGCTGAA is part of the Chanodichthys erythropterus isolate Z2021 chromosome 18, ASM2448905v1, whole genome shotgun sequence genome and encodes:
- the tdh2 gene encoding L-threonine dehydrogenase 2 isoform X2, producing MLSGVRLCVRSLCKGWSVRGMSLSPRQINRWPSNESSEPPTDSPRVLITGGLGQLGVGLAQMLRQQYGKENVILSDIRRPPAEVYNMGPFVYADVLDYKNLRELVVNNRITWLVHYSALLSAVGEANMALARTINITGLHNVLDLALENCLRLFVPSTIGAFGPSSPRDPAPDLCIQRPRTIYGVSKVHAELMGEYLHHKYGLDFRCLRYPGVVSAHTKPGGGTTDYAVQIFHDALSTGHHECYLRSNTRLPMMHISDCHRATVEFMQAPESRLSLRTYNIAAMSFTPEEVAEEIRKHLPHLRVTYNPDTIRQTIADSWPVRFDDSNARQDWGWKPAYGLSEMVTDMLASIREKRTNAGLPVS
- the tdh2 gene encoding L-threonine dehydrogenase 2 isoform X1 → MLSGVRLCVRSLCKGWSVRGMSLSPRQINRWPSNESSEPPTDSPRVLITGGLGQLGVGLAQMLRQQYGKENVILSDIRRPPAEVYNMGPFVYADVLDYKNLRELVVNNRITWLVHYSALLSAVGEANMALARTINITGLHNVLDLALENCLRLFVPSTIGAFGPSSPRDPAPDLCIQRPRTIYGVSKVHAELMGEYLHHKYGLDFRCLRYPGVVSAHTKPGGGTTDYAVQIFHDALSTGHHECYLRSNTRLPMMHISDCHRATVEFMQAPESRLSLRTYNIAAMSFTPEEVAEEIRKHLPHLRVTYNPDTIRQTIGKNSRTAGLCGLMTLMHVRIGAGSLRTACQRWLQTCWLPSVKREPMQDYLSASRSSQGLKHKSPASFHIFQLADAVQQISGT